The DNA region GGTATGATGAATAATTTTGGGCTCCTCTTATTGATAAACATCTTGGTGGTTCAGATGCGCCCGAGCTTATGGCGGGCATATCAGTACCCAAGACCGCACCTCACATCATCCACTGCACAACAGGTGACGCTTTTGATCACACCGTCCTAGTTTCAGGGGAACTACCACCATACTGCAAACCTGAGCTTGGATCATCTTCGTCAGATGTACCCCCCAGACTTGTACACCTGTGCAGAGTCGTAGTTGTCCCCCTGTACACAGCCGTAACTGCCCGCCGCCCCCCCGTGGTTCTGCCTCCGCAGGTGCTTCTCGTACTCGTGCTCATCAAGACCAGATCCGGCCTCCCACCCCACCTTCGCGAGAGACCAGGCCTTTGTCAGAGATCAGCGACGAGGAGTTCGATGTCCCGCCCCTGTTTGATGACACATTGTATGAAGCTGAAGATGTCCCTAATTTGGATATCGACGATGATGAACCATATGTTGGAAAATTGTATGCCTCAAAACAAGACTGTCAGATCGGAATTGCCATCTATGCAATAAAGGAACAGTTTCATTTCAGGCAGACCAGAACCAGCAGGCATTCCTTTGTCCTCAGTTGCCATGACACTCGTTGTGACTGGAGAATCCTTGCGAAGGAGCTCACGACCTGCGGCTACTACACTATTAATAAGTGCCAGCTAAACCACACATGCGACATGGACACTCGCAGACTTTACAAGAAGCGTGCTACAGCAAAGGTGTTGGGACATATCTATCGCTCCAAATATGGAGATCCCACTGATGCACCCAAAGCTGTCCAACTTCAGCAGCTTATCCTGGAAGATCTCCGCGTTTCTGCTTCGTACATGAAATGCCACCGTGCTAAAGGGATTGCACTAGACCTCACTCATGGTAATGCGGAGGAATCGTTCCTTAACATTGCTGACTATTTTGAGAGGCTGAAAGCAACTAATCCCGACACCATCACTGCTATTGAAACCGAGATTGATGATGACGGGGCTACACGTTTCCTGTACGCTTTTCTAGCATTTGGTGCATCAATCAAAGGTTTCCGCCGCCTCAGGCCTGTTCTAATTATTGATGGAACCCACTTGTCTGGAAAATATAAAGGCGTACTCCTCACTGCTAGTAGTCAAGACGGTAACTTCCAAGTCTTCCCTCTCGCCTTCACTGTGGTTGATGGAGAAACAGAAGAGGCCTGGACTTGGTTCCTTAGCAAGGTTGAAAGGATCATTGCTGACGCAAACACGCTCACCATCATCTCTGATCGCCATGCCTCCATTGTCAAGGCCAAAAGCCTGGTTTTTCCTAAAGCACATCATGGAGCCTGCATTGTTCACCTTATGCGGAATGTGGTCTCCCGCTACAAAAGCAAGGGGCTTGCAAAGATGGTGTGCGAAGCTGCATTCTCATTCCGCCGTTCAGATTTTGATAAGAACTTCGACAAAATCAAGATAGCTAATGCTGCCTGCTTCAAATACCTCGAAGACATCGGAACGGCGAAATGGACACGTACTTATTTTCAAGGAAACCGTTACAATCTCCTCACCAGCAACGTTGCAGAGCAGCTGAACAATGCTATCTCGAAATCTAGAGCTTCTCCAATTGTTGAGATGTTCATGTTCATCCAACGGATGCTAACAAGGTGGTTCTCAGCTAGGAGGACAAAATCATCAAAACATAGGGGTCTTGTCACCCCAGAGGTGGATAAGGTCATTCAGACACACATCCGACTTACCAAAGGCAGCAAGATCTATCCATCTAGGGACTGGAGCTTTTCAGTTAGGGGCCTTTTCGGGCACGGTAACACTGTCCACTTGGATACAAAGGCTTGTACATGCCAGGTCTTTCAGAAGCTCAAGATACCATGTGGCCATGCACTTCTTGCCGCTGACTCTGTTGGTCTCCCCTACAACCAATTAGTTGGTGAGTTCTATAAAACAAAGTACTGGATCGAGACATATGCTGGTGTCATCTACCCAGAAGCTCCAGTAGGCGACCACTCCATCCCTCCAGAGATTGCTGATCTGACTATTTACCCTCCAAAAACTCGTCGCCCTTCTGGAAGACCTCGTGAATGCCGAATCCCGTCAACTGGCGAGATACCGGTAACTCATCAGTTCTTAATCTCAATGACTAACTATATTACATTATTCAATTTGTTTGTTACTTACTAAATTACTTGCTTAACTCAGCCTGCCAAGAAAACCAAAACTGTTCCAAACAAGTGTACTCGTTGCGGAGGAACTGGTCACAACCGAACCCGCTGCATCGTTCCACTCTGACTCCGGTGAATCTTATATCCAAGTGATGTACCTTTTGGATAGCAAATTCACCAAGGATCAGTTCTGATTTGCTATCTTTTTTGGCTTATTGCATACATGTCAAAAACAATTCAAACATGTAATCGCTTTTAACTTTCCCATGCCATAAACTTGTACTGGCTGTGGTAATATCTATTTTGTCTTTTGTCGGATAAAACAGCTTCTACATATCTTGTCATCTGTTTACATCGTCACCCCCTGTACATATGTACTACACTTACAGGATACAAGGCTTACAACAAGCAGTACATATGTACGCCTATAGATAGCAACATACCAAATCTAAAGGGCCTAAAAAACAAAAAGCCCAATAGCCCATCTGCATTTCCGACCCGAACGAACATCCTAATTACCTAGAATTGTCAAAACGCCACCGTTTTCAGAAAGTCTTCGGAAAAAACTCACCAACAATGCGGGGGAAATTCCCGATGTTAGGTTAACGCCTCTTCTCCGATAGGAAAAACACGAGTGGCAGAGACAGAAACGCTATGGGAGAAAATATTAGGGGTTTTCCGACATACTGCAGGTGCGGAGCTCGCGTTTCACGATTTACCTCCAAAACGATCAGCAATCCCGGCCGTCTGTTTCACAAATGCCCCTACGGCGATGAGGTTATTTTTA from Raphanus sativus cultivar WK10039 chromosome 8, ASM80110v3, whole genome shotgun sequence includes:
- the LOC130498990 gene encoding uncharacterized protein LOC130498990 — protein: MAGISVPKTAPHIIHCTTGDAFDHTVLVSGELPPYCKPELGSSSRNCPPPPRGSASAGASRTRAHQDQIRPPTPPSRETRPLSEISDEEFDVPPLFDDTLYEAEDVPNLDIDDDEPYVGKLYASKQDCQIGIAIYAIKEQFHFRQTRTSRHSFVLSCHDTRCDWRILAKELTTCGYYTINKCQLNHTCDMDTRRLYKKRATAKVLGHIYRSKYGDPTDAPKAVQLQQLILEDLRVSASYMKCHRAKGIALDLTHGNAEESFLNIADYFERLKATNPDTITAIETEIDDDGATRFLYAFLAFGASIKGFRRLRPVLIIDGTHLSGKYKGVLLTASSQDGNFQVFPLAFTVVDGETEEAWTWFLSKVERIIADANTLTIISDRHASIVKAKSLVFPKAHHGACIVHLMRNVVSRYKSKGLAKMVCEAAFSFRRSDFDKNFDKIKIANAACFKYLEDIGTAKWTRTYFQGNRYNLLTSNVAEQLNNAISKSRASPIVEMFMFIQRMLTRWFSARRTKSSKHRGLVTPEVDKVIQTHIRLTKGSKIYPSRDWSFSVRGLFGHGNTVHLDTKACTCQVFQKLKIPCGHALLAADSVGLPYNQLVGEFYKTKYWIETYAGVIYPEAPVGDHSIPPEIADLTIYPPKTRRPSGRPRECRIPSTGEIPPAKKTKTVPNKCTRCGGTGHNRTRCIVPL